The sequence CTTCTTCACATTCGCCCGGACCTGCTCCATCGTGAAGGTGCCGGGCTCGCGCTGCATGCGCGTCACGCTGTGCAGGGCCGTGAAGGCGGTGTTGGCGCCCGGGTAGACGTCCAGGGCGATGGATTCCAGCCGGGCGTTCTGGAAGCCCGCCTGCCCCAGCTCGGAGACGAAGCGGTGCGACGTCCACATGTTCGCCTCGGGCATGGCGATGCGGCCGCGCCAGTAACGCAGGTGCAGGCGGCGGCGCAGCGTCAGGCCGGCCTCGCGGTCCGTCTTCATGCACATGTCCGCCATGACAAGCCGGCCGCCGGGGCGCAGCACGCGGAAGGCCTCGCGCAGGAAGTCACGGCGCGTCTTGAAGTGCAGGGCGGACTCCAGCGCGAAGACGACGTCGAACTCGCCGGCCCCGAAGGGCAATTGCGTCGCGGAGCCCTCCATCAGCCGGATGACGCCGTCGAGCCCGAGCAGCTTCGCCCGCTCGCTGGCGATGCGCACCTGGGTGGGGGTGACGTTGATGCCGGTGATGCGTGCCGGCTTGTACTTCTCGGCCCAGAGGATGTCCTGGTCTCCGTAGCCGAAGCCGCAGTCCAGCACCGTCTGGCCCTCGCCCAGCCGCGCCGTCTTCGCCAGCAGGTGCGCCATCTGCGACTGGGCGGCGGGGAAGAGCTCACCCACGCGCTCGCAGTTGTTCTCGTCCACCTTCTCCACGTCGCGCCAGTAGCCCAGGTTCAGCCACAGCGGCTCGCGCCCCGTGCCCGCGCGGACCTGGTTCGGCAGGGGCATGCCGGGCACCCAGGGGCCCACGTCATTCGTATAGAAGCGCGCCGGGTCCACCAGCAGCGCGTTCCTCAGGTTCTTCGCCACCTTGAGCACATCGACCATGCAGCCTCCCGAGTCGTGCGGGCAGCATAGCCGAGTGACTTGAATTGCATGGATGGCGTGGAGTACCTGGAGAAAAGGGAAGGGCCCGAGCGCCGGGAGTGTCTTCCTCCCGACACCGGGCCCTGCCTTCAAATACTCCGCGTCCGGGCAGCGCCTACGCCGAGCGCTTCACGTTCTTCGTGGTGTCCACCAGCACCTTCGCGAAGGTGAGCTGGCCGTTGCCCGCGTCCGCGAGGATGTGGTCCCCGGGGACGAACTCGCCGCTGAGCACCTTCATGGCGAGCGGGTCCAGCAGGTACTTCTGCACGGCGCGCTTCAGCGGCCGGGCGCCGTACGTCGGGTCGTAGCCACGCTCCGAGAGGAAGTCGTGCGCCTTGT comes from Pyxidicoccus parkwaysis and encodes:
- a CDS encoding SAM-dependent methyltransferase, which translates into the protein MVDVLKVAKNLRNALLVDPARFYTNDVGPWVPGMPLPNQVRAGTGREPLWLNLGYWRDVEKVDENNCERVGELFPAAQSQMAHLLAKTARLGEGQTVLDCGFGYGDQDILWAEKYKPARITGINVTPTQVRIASERAKLLGLDGVIRLMEGSATQLPFGAGEFDVVFALESALHFKTRRDFLREAFRVLRPGGRLVMADMCMKTDREAGLTLRRRLHLRYWRGRIAMPEANMWTSHRFVSELGQAGFQNARLESIALDVYPGANTAFTALHSVTRMQREPGTFTMEQVRANVKKAREMDPNQLFWHMQYNTDEYGLVYAEKA